In Rattus norvegicus strain BN/NHsdMcwi chromosome 3, GRCr8, whole genome shotgun sequence, a genomic segment contains:
- the Znf431l9 gene encoding zinc finger protein 431-like, with amino-acid sequence MLETCRNLSAIGYIWEDHTTEKYCKSSGRHGRYERSFTGKQTFDFIQYCNGFAVQSHTQRYNGEKPYECNHCDKAFARRSSLKAHKRTHNGEKPECIQCCKDIVRSSALQNHKGTHTGEKLCECNQCGKAFAPRSSLKRHKRSCNGKKCYNCNQCCKAFVQNHNLQKYKRTHKVQKPYECNQCGKAFACSSTLQTHKRTHTGEKPYECNQCGKAFAESSNLQTHKRTHTGEKPYECNQCCKAFTQKSHLHRHIRTHTGEKPYECHQCGKAFAQSSHLQRHIRTHTGEKPYECNQCGKAFADSGTLQQHKRTHTGEKPYECNQCCKAFTQNSHLHRHVRTYTGEKTYDCHQCCKAFTRNSHLQRHIRTHTGEKPYECNQCSKAFADSSTLQSHIRTHTEEKPYECNQCGKAFAQRSHLKRHNETYN; translated from the exons atgctggagacctgtaggaatcTCAGTGCTATAG GCTACATTTGGGAAGACCATACTACTGAAAAATATTGTAAAAGTTCAGgaagacatggaag GTATGAAAGAAGTTTTACTGGAAAGCAAACCTTTGATTTTATTCAGTACTGTAATGGCTTTGCAGTTCAGAGTCATACCCAAAGGTATaatggagagaagccctatgaatgtaaccattGTGATAAAGCTTTTGCACGAAGGAGTAGTCTCAaagcacataaaagaacacataatgGAGAAAAACCTGAATGTATCCAATGTTGTAAAGACATTGTAAGAAGCAGTGCTCTCCAAAATCATaaaggaacacacacaggagagaaactctgtgaatgtaatcaatgtggtaaagcctttgcaccaAGGAGTAGTCTCAAAAGACATAAAAGATCATGTAATGGAAAAAAATGTTATAACTGTAACCAATGTTGTAAAGCCTTTGTACAAAACCATAATctccaaaaatataaaaggacCCATAAAGTacagaaaccctatgaatgtaaccaatgtgggaaagcctttgcATGCAGCAGTACTctccaaacacataaaagaacacacacaggagagaaaccctatgaatgtaaccaatgtggcaaagcctttgcagaAAGCAGTAATctccaaacacataaaagaacacacacaggagagaaaccctatgaatgtaatcaatgttgtAAAGCCTTTACACAAAAAAGTCATCTCCATAGGCATATAAGAACACATACAGgcgagaagccctatgaatgtcaccaatgtgggaaagcctttgcACAGAGCAGTCATCTCCAAAGACATATAAgaactcatacaggagagaaaccctatgaatgtaaccaatgtggcaaagcctttgcagaCAGTGGTACTCTCCAacaacataaaagaacacacacaggagagaaaccctacgaaTGTAATCAATGTTGTAAAGCCTTTACACAAAACAGTCATCTCCATCGTCATGTAAGAACATATACAGGCGAGAAGACCTATGACTGTCACCAATGTTGTAAAGCCTTTACACGAAATAGTCATCTCCAACGTCATATAAGAACACATACAGgcgagaaaccctatgaatgtaaccaatgtagCAAAGCCTTTGCAGACAGCAGTACTCTCCAAAGTCAtataagaacacacacagaagagaagccctatgagtgtaaccaatgtggcaaagcctttgcacaaagGAGTCATCTCAAAAGACATAATGAAACATATAATTGA